Part of the Sphingopyxis sp. 113P3 genome, GGCGAGTGGAACCAGGCTAAAGGCCGCGGCGCCCGCGAGCAGCGATCTCTTCCACGTCATCATCATCTCGTCCCTTAACAGCGCAGAAGGCGCGGCCGTCAAAGCCATATCCGCATCATCCACGCAGCCATGGCGATCATCATCAGATTCTCGGTCAGCGAGACGAAGCCGAGGGGTACCTTGCTGCTGCCACCGACGCAGGCGCACTTGATCACGCGTTTGTCGATATAGACCGCCTTCACGACCGACACGGCCCCGATGGTGCCAATGACCCATGCGATGGGGATCGACAGCAGCGGCAGCGCATGTGCGGTCATCAACACGCCCGCGAGCCCCTCAGCAAAGGGGTAAATGCGCGCATAGGGGACCCAGCGACGCGCGAGCAGATCATAGTTCAGGAACATGGTCGCGAACGTGTCGACGTCCTGCAATTTCAGCAGCGCGAGGACGACCATGCTGAAGGAGATGAACCATTCCGCCGCGCGGATGGTAAAGGCCTGGCCCTCGACCGCAAAGCTGGCGGCGAGCGCCATCAGTGCGGTCATCGCGAACAGCGCGATGACCGGTTTGTAGCTCGTCGCGTCGGGGTCGGCGACCTTGAGTCCAAAATGGCGGCGCAGATCGTCGTAGCCGCCGATTCGCACACCGTCGATGAAGGTCTGCGGTGTCGTCTTGACGCCTTGCTCGGCCTTGAACGCGTCGGTCTCCTCGCGCGTCGTCAGCCAGCGGTCGTCGACCGTAAAGCCGCGGCTTTTGAGGAGGTGCTTCGCCTTCAGACCATAAGGACAGATATGGTCGGGCATCACCATGCGATAGAGGATTGCCTGTTTCATGCGGTCCTTATAGCGTCCGTACCATGGTACGGAGTCAAGCCATGTCCTTCACCATCGGAAAACTTGCCGCCGCAGGCGGGGTAGGGGTCGAGACGATCCGCTATTACCAGCGGCGCGGCCTCATCGGCACACCGGCGCGAAGCAGTGGCGAAGGCTGGAGCGGAGGCGTCCGCCGCTATGACGAGAACGATCTCAGGCGTCTGAAGTTCATTCGGGCTGCGCAGGCGGCCGGCTTCACCCTCGGCGAAATTTCCGAACTGCTCGCGCTGGAGGAAAGCGACGATCGCGTCCGCGTCCGCACGCTTGCCCGCCAGCGAATCGCGGTGCTCGACAAGAAGATCGATGAGATGTCCAAAGCCCGCGACGCGCT contains:
- a CDS encoding MerR family transcriptional regulator, with product MSFTIGKLAAAGGVGVETIRYYQRRGLIGTPARSSGEGWSGGVRRYDENDLRRLKFIRAAQAAGFTLGEISELLALEESDDRVRVRTLARQRIAVLDKKIDEMSKARDALARLADQCAVSDTGPCPILAAFER
- a CDS encoding MauE/DoxX family redox-associated membrane protein, with translation MKQAILYRMVMPDHICPYGLKAKHLLKSRGFTVDDRWLTTREETDAFKAEQGVKTTPQTFIDGVRIGGYDDLRRHFGLKVADPDATSYKPVIALFAMTALMALAASFAVEGQAFTIRAAEWFISFSMVVLALLKLQDVDTFATMFLNYDLLARRWVPYARIYPFAEGLAGVLMTAHALPLLSIPIAWVIGTIGAVSVVKAVYIDKRVIKCACVGGSSKVPLGFVSLTENLMMIAMAAWMMRIWL